In Macaca thibetana thibetana isolate TM-01 chromosome 8, ASM2454274v1, whole genome shotgun sequence, one DNA window encodes the following:
- the ASAH1 gene encoding acid ceramidase isoform X1, with protein MLGRSRLALVLLAAAVSCAVAQHAPPWTEDCRKSTYPPSGPTYRGPAPWYTINLDLPPYKRWHELMVDKAPMLKVIVNSLKNMVNTFVPSGKVMQIVDEKLPGLLGNFPGPFEEEMKGIAAVTDIPLGEIISYNIFYEFFTLCTSIVAEDKKGHLIHGRNMDFGVFLGWNINNDTWVITEELKPLTVNLDFQRNNKTVFKASSFAGYVGMLTGFKPGLFSLTLNERFSVNGGYLGILEWILGKKDAMWIGFLTRTVLENSTSYEEAKNILTKTKILAPAYFILGGNQSGEGCVITRDRKESLDVYELDAKQGRWYVVQTNYDRWKNPFFLDDRRTPAKMCLNRTTQENISFENMYDVLSTKPVLNKLTVFTTLIDVTKDQFETYMRDCPDPCIGW; from the exons ATGCTGGGCCGGAGTCGCCTCGCCTTAGTCCTCCTGGCTGCCGCCGTCAGCTGTGCTGTCGCGCAGCACGCGCCGCCG tgGACAGAAGACTGCAGAAAATCAACCTATCCTCCGTCAGGACCAAC GTACAGAGGTCCAGCTCCATGGTACACCATAAATCTTGATTTACCACCCTACAAAAGATGGCATGAATTGATGGTTGACAAGGCACCAATG ctaaAAGTTATAGTGAATTCTCTGAAGAATATGGTAAATACATTCGTCCCAAGTGGAAAAGTTATGCAGATAGTGGATGAAAAATTG CCTGGCCTACTTGGCAACTTTCCTGGCCCTTTTGAAGAGGAAATGAAGGGTATCGCCGCTGTTACTGATATACCTTTAG GAGAGATTAtttcatacaatattttttaCGAGTTTTTTACCCTTTGTACTTCGAtagtagcagaagacaaaaaag GTCATCTAATACATGGGAGAAACATGGATTTTGGAGTATTTCTTGG GTGGAACATAAATAATGATACCTGGGTCATAACTGAGGAACTAAAACCTTTAACGGTGAATTTGGACTtccaaagaaacaacaaaactgTCTTCAAGGCTTCAAGCTTTGCTGGCTATGTGGGCATGTTAACAGGATTCAAACCA GGACTGTTCAGTCTTACACTGAATGAACGTTTCAGTGTAAATGGTGGTTATCTGG GTATTCTAGAATGGATTTTGGGAAAGAAAGATGCCATGTGGATAGGGTTTCTCACTAGAACAGTTCTGGAAAATAGCACAAG TTATGAGGAAGCCAAGAATATATTGACCAAGACCAAGATACTGGCCCCAGCCTACTTTATCCTGGGAGGCAACCAGTCTGGGGAGGGTTGTGTGATTACACGAGACAGAAAGGAATCATTGGATGTATATGA ACTCGATGCTAAGCAGGGTAGATGGTATGTGGTACAAACAAATTATGACCGTTGGAAAAATCCCTTCTTCCTTGATGATCGCAGAACGCCTGCAAAGATGTGTCTGAACCGCACCACCCAAGAG aatATCTCATTTGAAAACATGTATGATGTCCTGTCAACAAAACCTGTCCTCAACAAG CTGACCGTGTTCACAACCTTGATAGATGTTACCAAAGATCAATTTGAAACTTACATGCGGGACTGCCCTGACCCTTGTATAGGTTGGTGA
- the ASAH1 gene encoding acid ceramidase isoform X2, with translation MVDKAPMLKVIVNSLKNMVNTFVPSGKVMQIVDEKLPGLLGNFPGPFEEEMKGIAAVTDIPLGEIISYNIFYEFFTLCTSIVAEDKKGHLIHGRNMDFGVFLGWNINNDTWVITEELKPLTVNLDFQRNNKTVFKASSFAGYVGMLTGFKPGLFSLTLNERFSVNGGYLGILEWILGKKDAMWIGFLTRTVLENSTSYEEAKNILTKTKILAPAYFILGGNQSGEGCVITRDRKESLDVYELDAKQGRWYVVQTNYDRWKNPFFLDDRRTPAKMCLNRTTQENISFENMYDVLSTKPVLNKLTVFTTLIDVTKDQFETYMRDCPDPCIGW, from the exons ATGGTTGACAAGGCACCAATG ctaaAAGTTATAGTGAATTCTCTGAAGAATATGGTAAATACATTCGTCCCAAGTGGAAAAGTTATGCAGATAGTGGATGAAAAATTG CCTGGCCTACTTGGCAACTTTCCTGGCCCTTTTGAAGAGGAAATGAAGGGTATCGCCGCTGTTACTGATATACCTTTAG GAGAGATTAtttcatacaatattttttaCGAGTTTTTTACCCTTTGTACTTCGAtagtagcagaagacaaaaaag GTCATCTAATACATGGGAGAAACATGGATTTTGGAGTATTTCTTGG GTGGAACATAAATAATGATACCTGGGTCATAACTGAGGAACTAAAACCTTTAACGGTGAATTTGGACTtccaaagaaacaacaaaactgTCTTCAAGGCTTCAAGCTTTGCTGGCTATGTGGGCATGTTAACAGGATTCAAACCA GGACTGTTCAGTCTTACACTGAATGAACGTTTCAGTGTAAATGGTGGTTATCTGG GTATTCTAGAATGGATTTTGGGAAAGAAAGATGCCATGTGGATAGGGTTTCTCACTAGAACAGTTCTGGAAAATAGCACAAG TTATGAGGAAGCCAAGAATATATTGACCAAGACCAAGATACTGGCCCCAGCCTACTTTATCCTGGGAGGCAACCAGTCTGGGGAGGGTTGTGTGATTACACGAGACAGAAAGGAATCATTGGATGTATATGA ACTCGATGCTAAGCAGGGTAGATGGTATGTGGTACAAACAAATTATGACCGTTGGAAAAATCCCTTCTTCCTTGATGATCGCAGAACGCCTGCAAAGATGTGTCTGAACCGCACCACCCAAGAG aatATCTCATTTGAAAACATGTATGATGTCCTGTCAACAAAACCTGTCCTCAACAAG CTGACCGTGTTCACAACCTTGATAGATGTTACCAAAGATCAATTTGAAACTTACATGCGGGACTGCCCTGACCCTTGTATAGGTTGGTGA